One Carya illinoinensis cultivar Pawnee chromosome 5, C.illinoinensisPawnee_v1, whole genome shotgun sequence genomic window, ACAAGCTCAGGGTTTAATGGAAATAATGGACAAGGATTGGATGGATTTCTATGTTTGGACTCCTAAAGGGAGTAGTCTATTTCGGCTATACAGAGATATAGAATACTGGGATGTGTTGAAAATGGCACTCTCTGATTTCTGGTGGAAACATGTCCAGCCAGCCAAGGAGTTGTGCAGTAAATCTGTAATCACAAATCCTCTCACTCAATTACGTTCACTTAGGCCAGCTCCTAGGCATGAGTTATGTAGTTATATAGTTTATGAAAGTAAGCATGTTGTTGATAACTCCAAGTTGGTGATGCGTGAAATTTATGGAATACTCCAAAACTGATGCACCGAATGTATCTATTTTGGGTCTTTGAACTTCTATTGCTTTAAGTGGATGGGATTCTTTATCTCTGTAGGAGCTAGTTGAAATATTGTTTGCTTGAGTTTTTTTTGGTACTTGAAGTAAATTTTTATAGgaactgtcatctgcaaaaggaagaggaaaaatacaTTGCTGGTAGAAGCAGAAATTCTCATATTAGTCATGATTAATCAGATATATGGAAGAGAATGCAGTAATACCATCCTTGGTGTGTGACAACAAGAGAGTGGATATATTTCTTTCTGCATGGACCATGTGATAGATCCCAAATGGGAAGCTCTGAAGGTTCATATTTCATCAGTTACTGGCAGCTAACTACCATGGTGCTGAGTGCATGTAagctttgcttttcttttacAAATACTCTTGCTTTTGGTTCATGTGAAGTATCCTTATCCAGTATTGAACCTGTAGGGCATAGGCAGCTGCATGGGATGTACCACTGAATATGCTCTCCAAGCACACTTTCTGTGAGCATTGGTTCCACTGCTTGCTCTGGTTTCTGAACTATCAGCCACATCCTAAACTAATGGAAAAGAGTAGAGTAGGTCTTATGGCTAGGATTAACCCAACTAGGAGGTTTTGGTGTTGAACAAAGTGACTTCCACTTGGACAGCTTGGGTCAGGTTGAAGGTTGACCCAATGGCTGCCATCAGCTGAACCTATACTTAAAATGGAATTTGAGGTCTGAAATCAGGCCTGGGTTTTGTGAGGTTTGGGTGGCTCTGGTTAGTGGGAGGGTTATCCCCTTTAATGCATATCTCCCACAATATAACATCAATTTCTGTAACTGGGCTTATTGATAAACCTTGATGAACTTTACATCAAAATGGGGTTTGAGGTCTGAAGGCAGGCTTGCTGGTCAAGTTTTTGGTTGTTTAGGTATGAATGGGAGGTGTCCTCCTTTACCGCatattttcaacattttaatATCAATTACTTTGTCTCAGTGCTTATTGATAAACTATGCCTAAGAagcaatttattttatgatatatgAGTGGAAAGAGATCAGTTTGATGGGATTTATGCTTAAAACATTGGATTATATGTCTTCTTGTAGTCCTAGTTGCCTGGGCTGTGTTTATAGTGTTGATATTGTGTACACGAGATTTTACTTTATAGAGTTGTCTTATTATTGTTCCGTGGATATGAGAACTTGGGATAGCTTATATGTTATATGTGAGTTGTATTTTGCCAATGGTCTTTGGACCAAATGGAATCTCCTCTCCCATAAGCTCAGTTGGAGGGAGGACATGGCCCATGGGTTAAATCCTGTACTGGTGTAGGAGTTGCATTTAACTACAAAAACAAGGTATAGGTCCTTGTGCTCGTGTCCTAGGGCGTTTATGGAGAGCAGAATTACAACCAGTTAGTTGCAGTTTTGCATATGCCTTGATGCATTGAGCAGTTTTCGATGCGCATTTAAATTTAATCATAATGATTTTGTCTTCAATTGAACTAGTGTTTAATCATGGCAGCGAGTTCTCTCCTGTTTTGGTTAACCTTCTACTGCTGAGCATGTAGTTGAGATAGGGTACCAATTGatcattaaagtttcaaatgCAGCCCATCTATCCAGATCTTCATCAAGGGTGATGTCGCCAGTGACTATCAAGTGATTGCTGGCTGGTTAGTGCCATCATCATCGTGGAGTAATAAATGGTAACAAGCTGCTTTCAGAAACAAGGTCCCTCCTGAAGAATTATAGTGTCAAAATGGAAATTATGCAGCAGAGTTGAAATTGTAAAGAAGGTGGTTTTGAGGTAATTTGTGTATCTTTTAACGTTGTTTGAAAGTGTTAGCTTGTTGGGGTTTCTAAACATTTTGTCATAATTATGTCTAGATGTTGCAGCTTATGATGAAAAGTTACAAAGCTATGTCAGAAAAGTAAgagatttctttcttttattcgtAGTTTTTAGAAtactaatctctctctcttcctctctccctggaccagggagagagagagagagtaacttgtaatattttttttgtaacttcCAGCTAAAAATGGTTTCATGGAACAATTTCTTGCAGCTCCTCAATGACcatgcaatatttttttattagttaataaattatgtataaatagagtttgaaattaCCATCTTATCCTATGTTCCATTGTTATAAGTAGAGAAAATATCAATTAAACAAAAGCTTGATGACTGGACTGTAACACTGATAATCAgcaggggaaaaaaaatgatcaaaattcTATTCTATTCACAAAAACCCTTGTTTTTTGAGTGGTGCTACTGCCTGAGTAGCTAGCATCGCTCCATTTGACCgctaatatattttgaaatttttattttttagttctttttcttttatattttttgaatatatttaaatatttttaaaaaataaaaaaatataccaatacattaaaaatcattttcttaattattaagtaaaaaaaaaattgatgagcGGTTGAATGGAGCGGTCACACTAGGGCGGCAGGGtaactttattctttttttattcaaccaAATTCTGTTGGGACATGAATTTTGACAGGAATGAAAGCTCATGCTTGTAATATTATTTGGTTCCATGCTTCCTACTCTTCTGCATGCATGTTTTGATGACAACACAAGTTTctacaagaaaagaaataaactttTGCAAATATGTCTACTGATGACAGCACAACACATACTTAGAATGTGGAAGGTTTTTAcattaacaaatattaaaaatatattagtgtttttaattttttatataattataataaattttataacaaGTGGTATATTTACTTACCAACTTATAACTTATAAGAACCATAACTgaagaaaatattgattatATTTGAGGATGAAGCAAGAGATCATGAAACATTCATTTTGCTTTTGCAGTGAATTACACACTAGCTATGCAAAACCGATATTATCTCGATAATTTTTATCGGATAAAGAaatcttataaaagtaaatttataaatttacgaACGATAaatacatcaaattataaaattaattatgttaTAGAATAGATCTAAcctataacataaaattatgtcaatttataaatttatttttaagaaaattcttcGCAGCAGTATACTTTTTTTTGCATATGAATAAGCTCATAATTAATAAGCAACAAATCgatataatatgtataaaactaaataatcggaaaaataaatagaatatctTGATGTATAACTTTATAGGGCTATcacttcaatatatataaatataaatatatatatatatatatatatgaaaataatagaTTTACAACTATTTTGTAACTCCATTACACCTCTatataaaatgaagaataatttataatattaaaatttatttttaatggaggatatgttacatttattgatttataaattataaataaattgtaattatatattaaacctAGAATAAAATCTAGGACATATATACACAATTATTAGAGGTGGTAATATGTTCATGACTCATTAACCTAACACAAACACGATACGATAATAACAGGTTATGGTTTAATTTTAACTGGTTCGGATCAAAACAGATTGATTCATTAAGATATAATTGTTTAAtaggttgataacgggtcaacccattatgacatgttaagaaagttaaaattacaattatactcttatacttaaaattaaaaaattttaattttaatatttttattatttagattgtaaatttagatttgtagttagttttataatttttataaatattattattttaaaatttaaataaaattatgttaaatttaaccaggtcaaatagataaattttaaatttattcaatcaattaacataaataatttaaaacggATCATATTATATcgtattaacttattttataatatttattaataaattaaaattgattgacATGACTcgaattattatattaatacgtcgtgttgaaatttaaaattttgatacaataaatttaataaatataatatactatttatacatattttttcccGTCACGAACGCTACCCGTTACACGATTTAACACGGCTTATTTTCAATTACACTCGTCTTTCTAAGGAATGTTATTATGTTAGTACTCCCTCGTCTTCCCCGCTATATTTGTCTAGGGGACGAACGCATAATCATCTTCAGACTGGAGTGAGCCtcacttctcattcccaagcacaCCCACATTCATTCTATACAGAGAAAGCCCCAGATCTAGCGACAAAAGATAACAAACTTCGTCCGTAAATTGCGAGGAACGCTCAGGTTTTTACTCTCTAGAGAGAgccagagacagagacagagacagacagAGCCATTTTTGTTTGACAGTAAGAGATGGAGGAGTCAAAGGCATTGGCTCAAAAgcaccaacaacaacaacaacaaatgatgctaCAACACCAtcaacagcagcagcagcagcagcaacaacagcaacaacagcaacaacaacaacagcaacaaTTCCTGCTTTTTCAACAGCTTCAgaaacagcagcagcagcagcagcaacaagcGGCGGCCATTTCTCGTTTCCCGTCGAACATCGACGCGCACCTGCGGCCGATTCGACCCGTCAATCTTACACCAAACCCTAACATCCCTAACAACAATATTCCTAATTTGCAGCAAAACCCTAACAATCCGAGCCCTCAGCAGCAACAATcgcagcagcagcaacaacaacTGCAGCAGCAGAATAGGGCGATCCGACCTGTGAATCAACCGGAGCTCCAAATGGCTTATCAGGACGCCTGGCGGGTCTGTCACCCTGACTTCAAGCGCCCCTTTGCTTCTCTCGAAGACGCCTGCGAAAggtttgttttccttttccGGTTAgggtttcatttcttttatgttttctgAACGACTGGTCTTGTGAAATGTGAAATTTTGTGAATTTATGTTTGTTGCTgagaaaaaaatcttttggaAGCAATAAAATATGCTTTGTTTCAATGTACTTCTCTTTTGCCCCTAATGGGTTCTACATATATTTGTGCGTTGGTTGTATAATCGCATTATGAAGGGTTGAAGTGAATTATTCTCGGGATTTGCATTATAATTTATGATAGTAGTTTAAAGATATATTCATCTATACCTACAACGTGAGTTGTTTTGAAGAATGTGGTATATGGGATgatttaattagtttattggagatttaaaaaagatCTCAAAGCTAGGTAATTCGCTGTCTTTGGATTTGTATACTGGAAGCTAGGTAAAATAATATCTGGATTCTATAATAGAGACAGAAACTGGATGGTTACGTTTTGTCTGAAGTAGCCACGATgttattttccccatttttctGGGTGAATACAACAATTTACAGGCACGAGGCTGGAAGAAAATTGGTGTTTTCTGTATATGGCACTTTAGTATGAATAAATGgtgttttttctcaaaaaaaaaaaaaagtatgaataaatggtgtgattttcttaaattttatgttGATACATGTGGCACAGTGAGAATTGGAAAGCTATGTGAGTGTGGTTTTCCCAAATATATGAAAGCAGATATGGATACAAACTGAATATGGATTTTGGTGTTTGGAGTCATGTGCCATACCGTGTTGAActgtttggttttgttttggatGGCACAACCTTGACATATATACATTCTATATGACATATATATTGGTTGTGTTATAACTGCCACAAAGTGAGAAGCAGTTatgcacaaaaaaattaaagaagaagatgCAACAAGTAAATGCTATTTTGATGCTTGAAGTGGGATGGTGGGATCAATTTTTctgaaatttgtatttaaatggtTGATGTTGTAGTTAGAATTAGATGTTAAGAAAACTATACTGTGTACATTGCTGTGATAAAGTAAGAAATATACATGAATGTTTGTGTGTACCATTGGCATTTCAGTCTATGCCACTGTGGTACGCTTTGGGGATTTCTCTTTACAATTCTTTGCTcataaagcattttttttataaccatGCACTGTCCAGATTTTAGTTGTGCTTCGAATTTCTGATGTAAGAAAGTTAGTACCCTTTCTCCTAATTTTTTTCTACGTGATGTTGTGCTTCGTTATTTGTCAATGTTGTCTGGACTTTCAGTTTTTAGCTATTTGTGCTTAACCTGTGGGTGCTTTATTGGTCAATTTTATAAAGATGTCCATCTTCTAGGGGTGCTGGGAAGGCACCCCCATATTGGGCCCACCTGCCTGGCCCCCTAGGGCACTGTGGGATAATACACCCGCCCCAGGTGCGGGTCTGGGTGTGGGTGAGGGCAGGGTTGGGTAGGTTGCCCACCCACcgacatacataaatatatatatatatattttttatatagttaataagagttttattgccgtaaataggcatagcccaagtacacagaggaagtatacaagaggaaatGCCTACATACAGCagctaagaagaaagaaaaaactagaTAAACTCCAACAATTCATTACTATTTGAAACAAAAGCCTTTGCTCAAAGATATaaagttttgagaaaaaaatcacGACCTTGAACAGGATCTGTTCTATAGGATCGTACTTCTGTATCCTTGAGCTATTACACTGttgttttacttatcaaaaaataaataaaataaatttttgagaaaaaaatcccTAATTTCTTCCAACGAACGTTCtttgtcttcaaaacatctcccGTTCCTTTCTAGTCATAGGCACCACAttaaacacaaaggaatcattctcCAAATGATAGCGATAGGGAGACACCGCCCAACATACTTCCAGCAAGCTAGAAGATTCACCACATGCTTTGGCATCACCCAAGAAATACCCAGCCTTCCAAAAATGTCATTCCACAAACTATTAGCCACCTCAGTGTAGAAACAAGTGATTAACtgattcaccatctttcttacacataAAACACCAATCAACAATACACAGACCACGTTTTCTTAAGTTTTCAGTGGTCAGAATTCTGTCATGAGACTCAAGCCAACAGAAGAAGGCTGCCTTATTCAGCActtttaactttccaaatacttttccaGGGGAAATCACTTACAAGATGACTGATTAAagcataaatatttaaaatatatataaacttataacTCAAACCCTAATTCATTTTAcccttctcctctctctctcttcagctGACTGCCGCTTCCTCCTCCATTCTTCCTCGtcctcctttcttcttcttctttctcttcttttcatttctttttcttcttccctctccccTCTTATTTACGATTCATCGCCTCCAACAGATCCACGGCTGTGAGGTCTCTGATGTTCAGATCCATGGTGCTCCCATGGGTCCCATCACCTCCAACGGGACGACCCACTGCAGCAGCTGTGGGTCCTTTTGTCCCAAACCCACATCATGGTCGTGGGTCCCATCGCCTCCGATGAAACGACCCACAGCCACAGCCATGGGTTCTTTTGTTTTCAGACCATTGGGTGCTTGATGCTCAAACCCACAGCACTGCTGTGGGTCACGAACTTTGAAGATTCAGTCTGTAGATCATATCTGTTCAGATCTTCAGATTTGGTCTGAGATTATTCAGGTCTGATGAATCTACAAATCTTTCATCTATGGATGCGATCATTGGTTGTGTTTTTGGgattttgtttggttttgtatGATTTTGTGTTGTTGGCTGGCTTGCTTTTGGTTTTTGGACTTGTAGATCCCGGACAGTGGTTTTGAAAATTTGTCCGCCTTGGCAGCGGGGGCGGAAGGACTATGGGTAAGGGCAGAGCTGCGGGTGAGGGCAAAATAGCTGTCCAGGAGAGCACgtggggggtgggggggcaaGGTCCAAGGAGGGTGGCTACCCGTCCGTAGAGGgcaggtagcacccctaccGTCTTCATCCTCCACTGCTACTCTTGGTGGTATTAGTTTCTGTACTATAATTGGCAATGTCATTCTGTTCCCTTGGTTTTGGCTATGACAGGTTAGGTATAAAGAGGTTAAATGTGAGGAGAATCCAATGCATACCAaaatatg contains:
- the LOC122309288 gene encoding uncharacterized protein LOC122309288 isoform X4 produces the protein MFWSPHKLARSNLKSIHCMVVLFTDPSNSRSYTSQVYGGRNPEDDWLACSPDGVVDRLVYDLPSRGVLEIKCPFFNGDMSQAVPWSRVPLYCIPQAQGLMEIMDKDWMDFYVWTPKGSSLFRLYRDIEYWDVLKMALSDFWWKHVQPAKELCSKSVITNPLTQLRSLRPAPRHELCSYIVYESKHVVDNSKLVMREIYGILQN